CGGTCCGCCTGCGATGATGTCATCGCGATGCTCGGTATCGGCAATCTGCTATCGCGCCGCCCCAACCTTCTTTCCGGCGGCGAGAAACAGCGCGTCTCGCTGGGCCGGGCATTGCTAGGCAATCCGGAAATCCTGCTGCTTGACGAACCGCTCTCGGCCCTTGATCAGGCCCGCAAGAACGAGATCATCCCCTATCTGGAAAATCTGCGTGACGCACGGCAATTGCCGATCCTTTATGTCAGCCACGCGATTGATGAAGTCGCCCGTCTGGCCGATCATATGGTGGTGATGGAAGGTGGTAAAACGCTTGCCAGCGGATCGGTATTTGACATGCTGGGCCGAACCGACCTTGCCCCGCTTGCCGGGCAGTTCGATACGGGAACTGTTCTGCCCGCCACGGTCAAAAGCCGCGATCCGCAGGGTGTCATAAGCTTCCTTGACTGTGCCGGGCAACGATTTGTCGTGCCCTTCCTTGGCAAGAAATCCGGAAGCCCGGTGCGCCTGCATATCCGGGCGCGTGATGTGATGATCGCCCGAACCGCCCCGACCGGGATCAGTGCCAATAACGTCCTGCCGGTAACGATCCGCGATATTGCCGATAATGGCGGCGATACGCTGGATGTCACACTGGGGCTGGGTCATGACGATACCGGTGAAAACCGCACAATCCATGCCCGCATCACCCAATGGTCGGCAACACGCCTGAAACTTGCCATCGGGCAAGGGGTCTTTGCGGTGATCAAGTCGGTCACGGTCGACGGGCATCTGCGCGCCGACGATCTTTAAGACCCTTCTTCGGTCGGCGGGGACGGATCGCCCGCCAGTTCATCGGCAAGCTTGCGCAACGGGTCGGCCAATGCTTCGTTCGCACGGGTTTGCGCATCGTCGTAAATCGCAATGATCCGCATCCCCGTCCCGGTCAGGCTGGCCCCGCCACGGCCTGCACCCCCCATCCGGGTTTCAACAACCGGGGCGGCAAAGCTTTTGTTCAATTCTTCAAGCAGCATCCACGCCCGGCGATAGGACATGCCCATCGAACGCGCCGCCGCCGAAATCGACTGTTCACGATCAATCGCGCGCAGCAGATCGATCTTGCCATAACCAAGGCGAACCCCATCGGGCAATTCGATTTTAAGCCGGATTTTAAGGTCGGTTTTGCTCATGATGACAATCTAGCGCCTTGGTCACATGCGCGCTACTGCCAACCGCGAAACGGGCATCCGTACAATCAGTTAACCGGACTCACCAGCGTCCCGTCGGCAAACCATTGCGCCAGATTATCGACCACCATCTGCGCCATCGCATCGCGGGTTTCAACCGTGCCGCTGGCGTTGTGGGGATACAGCACGACATTGTCAAACCCGGCAAAGGCACGGTCCATATGCGGTTCATTATGGAACACATCCAGCCCCGCCCCGGCAATCACGCCATCCCGAAGTGCCGCAATCAGTGCCGGTTCATCAATCACCGAACCACGGGCGATATTGATGACAAAACCACGCGGGCCAAGTGCCTTCAAAACGTCGGCATTGATGATCCCCTGTGTCGCCGCCCCGCCGGGGCAGGAAACCATCAGAACATCCGCCCAGTTCGCAAGCCCGATCAGATCGGCCTCATAATGATAATCGACCGGTTTTTTGGATCGTCCGAAATAACCGATTTCCATGCCAATCGGTTCCGCCCGCGCGGCAATCGCCTGCCCGATCCGGCCAAGCCCGACAATGCCAAGCTTCTTGCCGCGCGCGGTTGTGGTTAACGGCATCGCCCCCTTTTCCGACCATTGACCGCTGCGCGCCCAATGATCACCCACAACCAGCCGCCGAAGCGTCGCCAGCAGCAGCATGATCGCGGTATCGGCCACATCGTCATTCAAAACGTCGGGCGTGTTGGAAACGCGAATGCCACGCGCCGTACAGGCCGCGATATCAATCGCGTCATAACCGACCCCGAAACTTGTAATCACCTTAAGGTTCGGCAGCTTCCCGATCAGCTCCGTCGGCACCCCGACCCCGGCGGTCGAAACAAGGGCTGTGATCCTGTCTGCCACGTTGGCCAGAAACGCATCCTTGTCCGTCGCCTGATCCCAGCGATGCAGTTCGTATTTCGCAGCAAGTTCTTCCATATGACGCGGCCGGATGGCCGAAATAACGAGGATATGTTTATCAGATCGGGACATCGGGGCTTCTCCGTTGGTGGCGGGAGGTCACAGACTAGCGACATGCAACTTGTAAAACAAGAAAACAGGAAAATTAACAGGACATCGTACATGCCGCCCTGAACTTGCCACCTGTCGCAGCGCCATTGCACACTACCTGCCCGGATGGCGAATATGTACAACAGATATGACGCAAATATCCAATCGCGACGTCGCAAATTCACATCTAATCGTGCAAAATCATGACACTTGGTGGAGCCGCTTCTCATGACGCATTTTTCTGCTTTGTCGCTGTTAAAGAATGCTTTTACAGGACAAAAGAACTGGCAGGCGCAATGGCCCGACAGCCAACCGAAGGCAGAATATGACGTCGTCATTGTCGGTGCTGGTGGGCATGGGCTTGGCGCGGCTTATTATCTGGCCAAGGAACACGGCATCACCAATGTCGCCGTGATCGACAAGGGCTGGCTGGGTGGCGGCAATACCGGGCGCAACACCACGATCATCCGGTCAAACTATCTTTATGATGAAAGTGCCCGTCTTTATGACCATGCCGTTGATCTTTGGGAAGGTCTTAGCCAGGATCTGAATTACAATGTCATGTTTTCGCGCCGCGGCGTTCTGATGCTCGCACACAATGTTCATGACGTTCAATCGTTTCAGCGCCACATCCATTCCAACCGCCTGAACGGTGTCGATAACCGCTGGCTCTCTGCCCACGAAGCCAAGGAATTCTGCCCGCCGCTTAATATTTCGCCCAACGCACGCTATCCGGTTGTCGGTGCCGCCCTTCAGATGCGCGCCGGAACCGCCCGCCACGATGCGGTTGCGTGGGGCTATGCGCGCGGGGCATCACAACGCGGTGTGGATATCATCCAGAACTGCCCGGTCACCGCGATCCGCCGCGGGCCGGATGGCGCGGTCGAAGGCGTTGAAACCGCCAAGGGCTTTATTCGTGCCAAAAAGGTCGCGGTTTCGGCTGCCGGTCACACCAGCGTCGTGATGGAAACCGCCGGTGTGCGCATGCCCCTTGAAAGCTATCCGCTTCAGGCACTGGTATCCGAACCGGTCAAGCCGATCTTCCCCTGTGTCGTCATGTCCAACACCGTCCATGCCTATATCAGCCAGTCGGACAAGGGCGAACTCGTGATCGGATCGGGCACCGATCAATATACCAGTTATTCCCAGCGTGGCGGCCTGCCGCTGATCGAACATACGGTTGCCGCGATCTGCGAGATTTTCCCGATCTTCAACCGCATGCGGATGTTGCGCAAATGGGGCGGCATTGTGGATGTGACCCCGGATCGCTCACCGATCCTTGGCATGACACCGGTACCCGGCCTTTACGTCAATTGCGGCTGGGGCACGGGCGGGTTCAAGGCCACACCGGGTGCTGCCCATACGCTTGCATGGACGGTTGCCAAAGGCACCCCGCATGACATCAACGCCCCCTTCACGCTGGACCGTTTCCGGACCGGCCGTCTGATTGACGAAGCGGCCGCAGCCGCCGTCGCACACTGAGGAGAACCAACATGCTTCTCATCCATTGCCCCTATTGCGATGAAACGCTGCCGGAACTGGAATTCACCTATGGCGGCGAAGCCCATATCGCGCGCCCGGCAAATCCAGCGGACAAAACCGATGATGAATGGCGCGATTTCCTGTTCATCCGCACCAATGTCAAGGGACCCCATTTTGAACGCTGGCGTCATGCCCATGGTTGCGGCCGGTTCTTTAACGCCGTGCGCGACACCGTCTCGGACCGGTTCCTGACAACATACAAGGCGGGCGATGCGCGCCCTGACCTTGCTGTTTTGCTTGAAGATGCCGCAAAGAAGGAGCCTTCGAAATGACCGCTTTCCGCGTTCCGGGGCGTGGCCGGGTCCTTCACAATCGGCCGGTTTCCTTCACCTTTGACGGCGACACCTATCAGGGCCTTGAAGGCGACACTGTCGCATCCGCCCTGATCGCCAATGGCGTTCACCTGATGGGGCGTTCGTTCAAATATCATCGTCCGCGTGGCCCGATTGCGGCAGGCTCGGAAGAACCAAACGCCCTGATCGGAACGCGCCGCGGCAAGGGGCAGTTTGAACCCAACACACGTGCAACCGTGCAGGAAATCTGGAACGGCCTTGAAACCAGCAGCCAGAACAAATATCCCAGCCTGAAATTTGATATCGGCGCGATCAATGACCGCCTTTACATGCTGTTTTCCGCCGGGTTCTATTACAAGACCTTCATGTGGCCCCGCTCATTCTGGGACAAGGTTTACGAACCCTTTATCCGGGCGGCTGCCGGTCTTGGCGTGTCACCGACCGAACCAGATCCTGACAATTACGCATCGCGTTATCTGCATACCGATATTCTGGTTGTCGGTGCCGGTCCTGCCGGTCTTGCCGCGGCGCGCGCGGCGGCCGAATCCGGGCTTCGCGTCACGCTGGTCGATGAAAACGCCGAACCGGGCGGAACGCTTTTAAGCGAACCACAGGCAAAAATTGACGGCAAACCGGCATGGGATTGGCTGGAGGCCGAACGCGATGCCCTGACCGGGCTTGGTGTCCGGATCATGACCCGCACCACAGCCATTGGCTATTACCATCAGAACATGATCGGCCTGTGTCAGAAACTGACCGATCATCTGGAAAAACCGGCCGATGGGGCCCCGCGGGAACGCATGTGGCGGGTCCGCGCCAAACAGGTTATTCTGGCGCAGGGTGCGCTTGAAAAGCCGCTGGTATTTGATGGCAATGATCGTCCGGGCGTGATGCTGGCCGGATCGGCGCAAACCTATCTGAACCGCTATGGCGTGCGCGTGGGTAACAGGGCCGTCGCGGTCACCAGCCATGACAGCGCATGGTATGCGGCC
The Thalassospira xiamenensis M-5 = DSM 17429 DNA segment above includes these coding regions:
- the modC gene encoding molybdenum ABC transporter ATP-binding protein, whose product is MSISVDIRHKIGKLDLHAQFDIAEPGITALFGPSGSGKTTIINAIAGLLRPDQGRITIHDRPVFDSMQRVNLAPRKRRVGYVFQDARLFPHLSVAANLFYAHKRSDRPMTRSACDDVIAMLGIGNLLSRRPNLLSGGEKQRVSLGRALLGNPEILLLDEPLSALDQARKNEIIPYLENLRDARQLPILYVSHAIDEVARLADHMVVMEGGKTLASGSVFDMLGRTDLAPLAGQFDTGTVLPATVKSRDPQGVISFLDCAGQRFVVPFLGKKSGSPVRLHIRARDVMIARTAPTGISANNVLPVTIRDIADNGGDTLDVTLGLGHDDTGENRTIHARITQWSATRLKLAIGQGVFAVIKSVTVDGHLRADDL
- a CDS encoding sarcosine oxidase subunit delta; this encodes MLLIHCPYCDETLPELEFTYGGEAHIARPANPADKTDDEWRDFLFIRTNVKGPHFERWRHAHGCGRFFNAVRDTVSDRFLTTYKAGDARPDLAVLLEDAAKKEPSK
- a CDS encoding winged helix-turn-helix domain-containing protein, which translates into the protein MSKTDLKIRLKIELPDGVRLGYGKIDLLRAIDREQSISAAARSMGMSYRRAWMLLEELNKSFAAPVVETRMGGAGRGGASLTGTGMRIIAIYDDAQTRANEALADPLRKLADELAGDPSPPTEEGS
- a CDS encoding sarcosine oxidase subunit beta family protein, with product MTHFSALSLLKNAFTGQKNWQAQWPDSQPKAEYDVVIVGAGGHGLGAAYYLAKEHGITNVAVIDKGWLGGGNTGRNTTIIRSNYLYDESARLYDHAVDLWEGLSQDLNYNVMFSRRGVLMLAHNVHDVQSFQRHIHSNRLNGVDNRWLSAHEAKEFCPPLNISPNARYPVVGAALQMRAGTARHDAVAWGYARGASQRGVDIIQNCPVTAIRRGPDGAVEGVETAKGFIRAKKVAVSAAGHTSVVMETAGVRMPLESYPLQALVSEPVKPIFPCVVMSNTVHAYISQSDKGELVIGSGTDQYTSYSQRGGLPLIEHTVAAICEIFPIFNRMRMLRKWGGIVDVTPDRSPILGMTPVPGLYVNCGWGTGGFKATPGAAHTLAWTVAKGTPHDINAPFTLDRFRTGRLIDEAAAAAVAH
- a CDS encoding 2-hydroxyacid dehydrogenase → MSRSDKHILVISAIRPRHMEELAAKYELHRWDQATDKDAFLANVADRITALVSTAGVGVPTELIGKLPNLKVITSFGVGYDAIDIAACTARGIRVSNTPDVLNDDVADTAIMLLLATLRRLVVGDHWARSGQWSEKGAMPLTTTARGKKLGIVGLGRIGQAIAARAEPIGMEIGYFGRSKKPVDYHYEADLIGLANWADVLMVSCPGGAATQGIINADVLKALGPRGFVINIARGSVIDEPALIAALRDGVIAGAGLDVFHNEPHMDRAFAGFDNVVLYPHNASGTVETRDAMAQMVVDNLAQWFADGTLVSPVN